The Deltaproteobacteria bacterium region CTTTCAAAACCCCACCACTAGGAAGATCTTTGCGACCCACTTCAAACTGAGGCTTGATGAGGCAAAGAAAAAAGGTCTCAGAATTATCCAACAAACGAAACAGGGGAGGAATTACTAACGAAAGAGAAATAAAAGACACATCCGCTACCACTAACTGAGGAACTTCGCTCAATTCTTTGGCCTCCCAATAACGGATATTCACTTTTTCGATCACTAGCACCCGTGGGTCCTGTCTGATTTTCCAAGCCAGTTGATTGTGCCCCACGTCCAGTGCATACACTTTCTTTGCCCCGCGTTGGAGCAAGCAATCCGTAAAACCGCCGGTGGAGGCCCCTACATCCAGACAAACCCAATCTTTTACGGAGAGCTGAAAATGATCCAAGGCCCCAGCCAGCTTCACTCCCCCGCGCGAAACATAGGGATGATCTTGGCCTTTCACTTCAATATTCATCTCAGGCAAAAAAGTCTGAGAGGCCTTTGAAACCTTTTGCCCCCCTGCAAAGACAAGCCCCGCCATCACCCAGGCCTGGGCCCGTTCGCGCGAAGGGGCCAGGCCTTTATCGACCAACAATTTATCG contains the following coding sequences:
- a CDS encoding TlyA family RNA methyltransferase → MKKERIDKLLVDKGLAPSRERAQAWVMAGLVFAGGQKVSKASQTFLPEMNIEVKGQDHPYVSRGGVKLAGALDHFQLSVKDWVCLDVGASTGGFTDCLLQRGAKKVYALDVGHNQLAWKIRQDPRVLVIEKVNIRYWEAKELSEVPQLVVADVSFISLSLVIPPLFRLLDNSETFFLCLIKPQFEVGRKDLPSGGVLKDEAKREEVLQQVLENLKKEGAELLGSCPSSLPGTEGNLEYFAFFKKKPTKGLKVALFL